The sequence TCAATCAACACGCGTTCGCTCTTGTAGTCCTTCAAGATTTCGTCCACCTGGTCAGTCGTCTTGAAACCCACCACGCGGGACTTGCGGTTGAGTTCGCCATAGCCGTCCTGGCCACGCACCATGTAAATGTTTCCGCCCGAAACCTGCTGCCATTTGGCGAAGGTTTCGTTATCCCAGCTCATAAAGGAACGTTCACTGAAAGAACTGTGTCCCGAAGCAAGCATCTGCCAGGGGCGAGCATAAATGAATATGGAATTCTTCGGATAGTTTTCAAGCGCCTTGTCGAGGTAGTCTTCTTCGCCCAGCAACTTGTTCTTGTAGTAGAGCATGTTGTGGCGGTAGCTATCGCCATGATAAATCATGAGGCCGACCGAGAGGGCCGTCGCGACAGCCAGAATAATCTTGCCGGCCGCCTCGGGCTTCATCTTGGTCGAAAATTCCAGTGCATCGTAAAGGCCAAGCGCCATAATCAAGGCAAACAGCGGGAGCGCCACCAGCACGTAACGCTGGTTGATATCGATCGTAAACGTACCCGACACGTTCAAAAGAATCACGAAAATCTGCAAGCAGAACGTGATCCCAAGCAAAGCGCCGCGCCAATACCTGCGGGAATAAATCAAGCGGAACAGGAGCCAAGCCGTAGCGGCTAGCAGAATAACGGTAAAGGTGGTATAGAACGGATTCTGCATGATGCCGCCAAAAGACGAATCCTGGTCCAAGTTCATCATGACTTCGATATTCGTCTTCAGGTTGAACCAGAAGTTTTCTAGCGAATGCGCCGCATGTTCGCCCCCCTGGAAATCGTAACCACGGTAAGCAGCCATGGTATTCACCGAAGGCCAGCTCACGGCTATCACGGACGCCACAAACAGCGGAAGCCTATGTGGTTTTTCAAAGAAATACTTGTAGTAGTAAAGGGCAAACGGAATAAACGCAAACACCGTTTCTTGCCTAGTCTGGGCAAAGAATCCAAGCAGAGGAACGGTCAAGAGGAAATGTTTCCAGTTCACCTTGTTTGCCGGCACGAAGGCATACCACGCCATGAGAACCGCAAGCAAGAAGATGTACAGCACTTCGGTCGAGGCGGAACGCGCCTGCAAAAGGTAAATCGGCATACCGCCCAAGAAGGCTGTTGCCGCAAGCGCCGCCCATTCGTTCTTGAACCACTTGGAAAGCGCAAAGAAGAAAAACAGCAGGCTAAGCAAATAGAACGGGAAGTTGACCAACAGGGCTGTATCGCGGTTGGGTTCCATAAAGTTGAACACCAGCGAATACACAAAACCCAGCGCCTTGCCCTTGAAGTTGTTCACTTCGGTTTTGCAATCCAACACCCCGTTTTTCCAAATGCCCTCGTTACAGACGCCACCCGTGTGGTCAAAGAACATCTGGAGACCCATGGATTCCCAGCTCGTTTCATCGCTGAGCACGCGGTGCGTGTTGCTGATGTTTCCGAACATGAATACCGAAAACACGAGCGCAATCCCCGCAAAGGCACAAATGCTCTTGCCCGAAGGCCTAAAGCTTTTCCAGCCCCGCGCGACAACAGGGAAATTGACGACAACGCCTACGACCAGCAAAATGAAGGTCGAAAGAATGGAGTAATAGCCCCAGTCAATATCCCAGCGACGGGCATACGAAACGGTTAAGTTATTGAATATAAGGAATGCGACTACCAGAACGGCAAGCGTAATTCCAATTACAACAAAATGCCTGCGGCTAACGCCCAGACGTTCAAGAATATTCTTCATGCCGAGAAATATAGAAAGAGGCTACGAGGTCTCAGGTATGAGCTCGGGGCTTTCGCCCCTTTGAGCCATAATAATCGAGCCACAGGCGCCTACACATTCACGTACTTGGCCATGAACTCGTCAACCGGCAGCGGTTTCGAGTAGTAGAACCCCTGCAGGCTCTTGACCTTGAATCGCAGCAGGAATTCACGCATTTCGGGCGTTTCGATACCTTCTGCAGTTACCGACGACGAGAAGGAATCCGCCAGTTCCGAAATAAAACGAACAGTCTTCTGGTCAGAAGTATCCTGTTCGATATTCATGACAAAGCTGCGGTCGATTTTCACCGTAGTCACCGGCAGTTCACGCAACACGCCAATAGAGCTGAAGCCGGTACCGAAGTCATCGAGCGCCACCTTGACACCCTTATTGCGCAGCCGCGTAAAGATATCTTTAAGAAGAGCCATATCCAAAAGGCGGCAACGCTCCGTAATTTCCAGGCACAGGTTCTGCGGCGGGAACGATTCCTCTTCCAGAATAGAAAGTACGCTTTCTACAAAATTCGGCTTTTCTAGCTGGGTGTACGAAAGGTTTACGTTGATTACAAAGCCCGGATACGATTCAAGGAATACTTTAGCATCCTTGATTGCAGTCCTTAGAATCCACTTACCCAGTTCCGGGAACAAATTATCTTGTTCCAAAATATCGACAAATTCTACCGGAGGTACAACGCCGTACTCCTCGTTTTTCCAACGGATCAAAGCCTCGGCGCCAATAATCTTTTCGGTGTTGGCATCCACAATCGGCTGGTAGCACAAGTAGAACCCATCGCAATGATTCACGATGCTATTGCGAATCACATTGATACGCTCGATGGCGAAACGCTTGTCGTCGTTTACGTCGTTCTTAAGAATATACAAATCACCCAAGTGATTATTCTTGGATTCGTAATAGGCAAAGCGCAGGCAAGAATAAACGGTTTCTACGCTGACATCAAATTTTTCGAGGTTGATGGCTCCTGCGACAAACGAAAGAACCACGCGGGTTCCATCCACATTAAAATCATGAAGGGAATTGTACTGGATACGTTTGTACAGGTTTTTCAGGTCTTCAACAGAGGCTTTCTGGCAGACAATAGCAAACTTGGTTCCATCCATCCGGTACCAGTCGCCTATGCCATGGGCTTCGACCTTGATCATCTTTGAAAATTCCTGGAGCACGCGGTTTCCGAACGTGTAGCCGTAAATTTCATTCAGACGAGAAAAATCATTAATGCCCAAAATCATCACCTGCAGGCTTTCACCACGCCAACTCGTCGACTGCAGGTCTTCCAAAAAACCATAAAGGCTTCTCATGTTGGAAACATCGTCATAATAGCTTAGGGTGTCATTGTTCTTGATCATCCCGCCGAAATAGTCCGGGTTTCCATGTTCGTCACGGAGCAATACCCCACGACAGGTGCAAACAATGTAGCGGCCATCTTTTGTCAACACGCGATACTGAAGATTATGTTCATTCGTCTGGCCGCTCATGACCTTGTCAATATTTTCTTTATAGGCGGCGCGATCATCCGGGTGGATTTTTTCCATCCAGGCATAAGCTACCCCCTGCATATATTCGTCAGGTAAGCCAAAATAGTGAACAGCCTCTTTAGACCAGCGGGTCCAATCCGTCCTCATATCGGTGACATAGGTGTATGCACCATTCGCAAGTACCGAAAAAGCCTCATACAAGGAATCAATTTTCGCTTTGACAACGCTATCCATCATTTTCTCCTTCTGATACCACAATGCAGTTCTTGCCGTTATTCTTGGCTTTGTAAAGAGCCTTGTCGACACGAACGAATGCAGTATCAGCACTTTCGCCCTTCCGAAGTTCGGTTACACCGGCACTCACGGAACGACGTCCAGCTTTTTTAAATGTAATATCATTGAACGCGACACGCACCCTATCAGCAAAATCTATAGCCGTTTTTAACGAGGAATCCTGCAAAAGCACCATGAATTCTTCGCCTCCCCAACGGCCAATGGGAGATTTTACATTCAGAATCACAGGAACAGGCTGTAAAGAGTCTCCACCATGAAGTTCGTATTCCTTTGCACACATCCCCCCAAAATCAGTCATATTAAAGCCAGCCGCATCGACCCCGGATACTCCGGTTTCATCGGCAACTCTTCTCAAAAGACGGCCGATTTCTTGAATAACGTTATCACCTTCCTTGTGGCCCCAGGCATCGTTAATTTGTTTAAAATTATCGATATCGAACATTACAAGACAGCCAGGTCGCCCCGCCGTCACGCACTGGGTAATTCGGCGTTGAATTTCGCCACGGTTAAACACCTCCGCCAAGGAATCCGTAATAGAGGTCAACTGCAGTTTTGCGTAAGTTTCGGCTTGCTCCTGTGCCGCCACATCGATAAAAGTAGCCAGACGGTTAATCATGGAAACCTTGCCCGAGAACGCCTCCTCGGGCATTTCGAAATCATAACGTTCCCCGCCCTTGCCTTCGCGCATTCCTGCAATCACAAGGGTCGCATTGTGCTGATTCACGCAACAGCCTGTACGCAAAAATTCGCTAGAAGAATAAAAACCCGAAGTAGACGCAATGCTCTGCAGCGGGAGCGTTTCACTACTGATTTCTTCTTTGCCCCAAAAGATTCGACGTACTACACAAGAAAACGCCTTGATTATTTCAGGGCTAAACACCCCTATATTACGGCCGTCATTTCGGACACTTTCAAGAATGGTCCACGGGTCGCCATAAGCAAGGCGCACCTTCACGCCTTCTTCGATATCCGACGACATGACTTACGGAACCATCTTCGTTACAGGCTACCGGAGCACGCATGATGTCAATTCCATTGCGCTTGTAGAACAACGGGAATTCCAGCGTGTTGTAAATGAAGTGTTCGTCATTCTGGATATTCAAATAGCGGTGATAGATTTCATAAGCGGGCTCGCCATTCAGTTCATACAGCACCGGCCCCTTCGCTTTTGTCACCACAAATTCACGGCCAAGGGGTTTCCAGCCAATCACATGGGTGGTATGGACAAAGAAGTCTTCACCCCCCATCAAAAGGACTAGGACTCCCTTACCTGAATACCCGCCCACATTCGAAAAAATGCATGTTTCCGTACTTGTCAAGTTCGGATTAATGGCACCACCGCCAAAAATCGCAATCGAGGGGTCCACATCCTTGAACGCATCGCAAAACGGTGTCATAGAAACACCAAGAGTCGTCAGCTGCAGTTCAACCGCCTTCACCCACGGATTCGCCTTGATTTCTTCTTTAATACTGCCAACCACATCAACGGCATTGTCCGCATCCATCGTATACTGCAACAATTTTAGCTGAGTCGTAGGGTATTCAAAAATCGTACAGACAACAGAAATTTCGGCATTGGAAATTCGCCCATCGATGATATTGCCACCTGTCGAGCAGCCCATGTAAATGGAATTCGGGAAATTCTGCGAAATAACGTCGCAGACTAGGTCAATTTGCCCCTTATCCATGGAATTGGAATAAATCTGGAATACCACATGAGAAAACACTCTTGACTTGCACCAAAGGCTAATCTTGTCAAGGTCGCGTTTCAACGTAGTGATGCTATGGTAATCAAACTGGAATTGTTTCATGCCCCTGCGATATCCCTATATTATATATCTATATAGAAGATACAACAAAGATTACCATTTTGTTCAAAAAAAGTTACCTTGTATATTCCAAATTGGAATATTTGTGATAAAAGTGACTAAATCACGAATTTTTGGATAATTTCGGCAATTCCGCCGTGGTTATTGTCCGCTT is a genomic window of Fibrobacter sp. UWB5 containing:
- a CDS encoding NPCBM/NEW2 domain-containing protein, translating into MKNILERLGVSRRHFVVIGITLAVLVVAFLIFNNLTVSYARRWDIDWGYYSILSTFILLVVGVVVNFPVVARGWKSFRPSGKSICAFAGIALVFSVFMFGNISNTHRVLSDETSWESMGLQMFFDHTGGVCNEGIWKNGVLDCKTEVNNFKGKALGFVYSLVFNFMEPNRDTALLVNFPFYLLSLLFFFFALSKWFKNEWAALAATAFLGGMPIYLLQARSASTEVLYIFLLAVLMAWYAFVPANKVNWKHFLLTVPLLGFFAQTRQETVFAFIPFALYYYKYFFEKPHRLPLFVASVIAVSWPSVNTMAAYRGYDFQGGEHAAHSLENFWFNLKTNIEVMMNLDQDSSFGGIMQNPFYTTFTVILLAATAWLLFRLIYSRRYWRGALLGITFCLQIFVILLNVSGTFTIDINQRYVLVALPLFALIMALGLYDALEFSTKMKPEAAGKIILAVATALSVGLMIYHGDSYRHNMLYYKNKLLGEEDYLDKALENYPKNSIFIYARPWQMLASGHSSFSERSFMSWDNETFAKWQQVSGGNIYMVRGQDGYGELNRKSRVVGFKTTDQVDEILKDYKSERVLIEPKLFGYPLAMYKITAKKGVSTYLQNFFVSDMENNAMVVNKRFPETITCNYSLNGELQEELMLSLNSDTLLLDSSKIMAGMNRVTFECLMPDSDTLTLKKDFFVESPEVMLLSELKMESFEQAWGQPQKNATVEHRKITIDKEVFRYGIGSHAPSYLRYTLPRSYNKFHAVIGLDDESVGGDGASFIVMGDNRELFRSKRMYSTEKQTIAVDITGVRVLELRLDEGDKHDKDFDHGDWANAWLEAAR
- a CDS encoding EAL domain-containing protein yields the protein MMDSVVKAKIDSLYEAFSVLANGAYTYVTDMRTDWTRWSKEAVHYFGLPDEYMQGVAYAWMEKIHPDDRAAYKENIDKVMSGQTNEHNLQYRVLTKDGRYIVCTCRGVLLRDEHGNPDYFGGMIKNNDTLSYYDDVSNMRSLYGFLEDLQSTSWRGESLQVMILGINDFSRLNEIYGYTFGNRVLQEFSKMIKVEAHGIGDWYRMDGTKFAIVCQKASVEDLKNLYKRIQYNSLHDFNVDGTRVVLSFVAGAINLEKFDVSVETVYSCLRFAYYESKNNHLGDLYILKNDVNDDKRFAIERINVIRNSIVNHCDGFYLCYQPIVDANTEKIIGAEALIRWKNEEYGVVPPVEFVDILEQDNLFPELGKWILRTAIKDAKVFLESYPGFVINVNLSYTQLEKPNFVESVLSILEEESFPPQNLCLEITERCRLLDMALLKDIFTRLRNKGVKVALDDFGTGFSSIGVLRELPVTTVKIDRSFVMNIEQDTSDQKTVRFISELADSFSSSVTAEGIETPEMREFLLRFKVKSLQGFYYSKPLPVDEFMAKYVNV
- a CDS encoding sensor domain-containing diguanylate cyclase, with amino-acid sequence MSSDIEEGVKVRLAYGDPWTILESVRNDGRNIGVFSPEIIKAFSCVVRRIFWGKEEISSETLPLQSIASTSGFYSSSEFLRTGCCVNQHNATLVIAGMREGKGGERYDFEMPEEAFSGKVSMINRLATFIDVAAQEQAETYAKLQLTSITDSLAEVFNRGEIQRRITQCVTAGRPGCLVMFDIDNFKQINDAWGHKEGDNVIQEIGRLLRRVADETGVSGVDAAGFNMTDFGGMCAKEYELHGGDSLQPVPVILNVKSPIGRWGGEEFMVLLQDSSLKTAIDFADRVRVAFNDITFKKAGRRSVSAGVTELRKGESADTAFVRVDKALYKAKNNGKNCIVVSEGENDG
- a CDS encoding FIST N-terminal domain-containing protein; the protein is MKQFQFDYHSITTLKRDLDKISLWCKSRVFSHVVFQIYSNSMDKGQIDLVCDVISQNFPNSIYMGCSTGGNIIDGRISNAEISVVCTIFEYPTTQLKLLQYTMDADNAVDVVGSIKEEIKANPWVKAVELQLTTLGVSMTPFCDAFKDVDPSIAIFGGGAINPNLTSTETCIFSNVGGYSGKGVLVLLMGGEDFFVHTTHVIGWKPLGREFVVTKAKGPVLYELNGEPAYEIYHRYLNIQNDEHFIYNTLEFPLFYKRNGIDIMRAPVACNEDGSVSHVVGYRRRREGAPCLWRPVDHS